In Phacochoerus africanus isolate WHEZ1 chromosome 1, ROS_Pafr_v1, whole genome shotgun sequence, the following are encoded in one genomic region:
- the TMEM42 gene encoding transmembrane protein 42 has product MAVAGGPQVVGSGVCAASYSNVSAGFPPHLQAGAMRRRFWGIFNCLCAGAFGALAAASAKLAFGSEVNVAFCILGIIMMATTNSLMWTFFSRGLSFSMSSAIASVTVTFSNILSSAFLGFVLYGECQQVLWWGGVFLILCGLTLIHRELPPTSKALPHKQQ; this is encoded by the exons ATGGCCGTGGCCGGAGGGCCGCAGGTTGTGGGGAGCGGTGTGTGTGCTGCCTCGTACTCTAACGTCTCCGCCGGATTTCCTCCGCACCTGCAGGCCGGCGCGATGCGGCGCCGCTTCTGGGGAATATTCAACTGCCTGTGCGCTGGAGCGTTCGGGGCTCTGGCCGCCGCCTCTGCCAAGCTGGCCTTCGGCAGCGAG GTGAACGTGGCTTTCTGCATCTTAGGCATTATTATGATGGCTACCACCAATTCTCTGATGTGGACATTCTTTAGccggggcctcagtttctccatgtcTTCAGCCATTGCATCTGTCACGGTGACGTTTTCAAATATCCTCAGCTCG GCCttcctgggttttgtgttgtACGGAGAGTGCCAGCAGGTCTTGTGGTGGGGAGGAGTGTTCCTCATCCTCTGCGGACTCACCCTCATCCACAGAGAGCTCCCACCAACCAGCAAAGCCCTTCCGCACAAGCAGCAGTAG